The genomic region ATATTTTTTGGTTTTTTTCTCATTTTAACATCCTTTTTATTCTTATTTATTTTAATTTAGGGTATACTATCTTCGGAGGTTTTTATTATGAAAATAGTATTTTATAATGTTCGTTATGACGAACAAGATTTTATTCTTTCTTTTGCAAAGAAACATCAAATAGATGCTACACTTTGTTACCAATCTTTAGGTCCAGATACATTTGAATATTTAAAAGGACAAGATGGTGTTAGTGTTGTTACATCAAAAATAGATCGTTCCATGATCGAAAAAATAAAAGAAAATAACATTCAATTCCTATCTACTAGAACCATTGGTTATGATCATATTGATATTCAAGCATGTCATGATTTAGGTATTAAAGTAAGTAATGTTACTTATAATTCTTATAGTGTTGCTGAATATACCTTAATGATGATGTTAATGGGTCTTAGAAAGATACCTTCTTTAATGCAGCGTTTCCAAGGACAAGACTTTGGCCTATATACTGCTAGAGGAAAACAATTAAAAGATTTAACTGTTGGTATTATTGGTACTGGTAAAATTGGACAAACAGTGATTGACTTACTTACCCCATTTCATTGTACCATCCTAGCATATGATGCTTATCACAATCCTAGTTTAAAGGATAAAGTAACTTATTGTTCCTTAGAAGAATTATATTGCCAAGCTGATCTTATTTCTCTTCATGCACCAAATACAGAAGAAACATATCATATGCTTGATACAAAAGCATTTGATAACATGAAAGATGGTGTTGGTATTGTCAATACTGCAAGAGGTTCTCTTATTGATACCCAAGCTTTAATTAATGCAATTGAATCAAAGAAAGTGGGTTTTGCATGTTTAGATGTATTAGAAAATGAAACAAACATTTATTACAAGGATATGAAAAATCAAGTGATCAATCATCGTGAACTAGCAATATTACGTTCTTTCCCGAATGTTCTATTAACACCACACACTGCTTTTTATAGCCAAGAAGCAGTAACCGATATGATTGACAACTCCATCTATAGTTTACTCCAAATGTATCAAGGAAAAGAAAATCCTTGGCTTATTAAATAGGATGTGATTATCACATCCTATTTTTTATTTCTTCTTCTAATTTTTCTCTAATCGTACGCAACACTTTAATTCTTGCATACATTTTGTCATTACCTTCAATAATAATCCATGGTGCCTCATGTGTAGAAGTTCTTTGAATCATCGTATTAACAGCTTCTTCATAGACATCCCATTTTTCACGATTACGCCAATCTTCATCCGTTATCTTATAATTCTTTTCAGGAGTATTCACTCGTGTCATAAAACGAGTATACTGTTCCTCTTTATCAATTTGAATCCAGAACTTTAATACAACCGCACCCCAAGAATGCAACATATCTTCAAATTCATTAATTTCATTATATGCTTGTTCACAACGCTTTTTATCCGTTAAATCTTCTAGTTTTTCGACCATCACTCGACCATACCAAGTACGATCAAAAATAGCGATATGACCAACTTTAGGAATTTCTTTATAAAAACGCCATAAATAATGATGCATTAATTCTTCTTTTGTAGGTGAAGCTACCGGTATCACATCAAAACCTCGAGGATCTAAAGCCCATGATAAACGTCGAATGGCACCACCCTTTCCGGCTGCATCCCAGCCTTCAAAAGCTAATACAACAGGTATTTTATTACGATATAATAAGTTTTGTATTTTAGTAAGTCTATCTTGTTCTTTTTTTAGTTCTTGTTTATATTGTTCTTCTGTTAAATAAGGACGTAAAGAAACATCTTGTAGATAAGGTGTATTTAGATGATTTACTAGTAAATTGCTTCTTGTAGTGATTGGTAAACCATTTTCTAAGACATCTTGAAATGTTTTGATCATCGTATCTAAAACTTCTAAAACACCGTCATATTTATCTTCATTAAAAACAATATGCCATGGAGCATAGCTTGTATTTGTTTTTGAAAAGAAATCTTCTGCAAGTTTTTTTCGTTGATCATATTGTTTGTGATTGTTCCAATCTTTTTCAACAATTCTCCAACTCATGTCTTGATCTTCATCTAATTCTTTTAATCTTTTTGCTTGTTCTTTTTTAGAAATATGTAAAAAGAATTTCATTACAATTGTCCCATCATCTACTAATTGTGCTTCTAAACGATTAATTTTATCAGCCCATTGTTCTTGACTAGCACCATCAATTAGTTGTTCAAAAACATCATTATACCAACCTCTATCAAACAATACCATTTTTCCATATAAAGGTAACTTAATGAAAAATCTCCAAAATAAAGGTCTTCTTAATTCATCAATACTTTTCACCTTTGAAGAATGTACTTGATAATGTCTTGGTTCTAATTGAGAAATAATTTTCCCCAATATTCTACCTTTACCAGAAGCACTCCATCCTTCTAAAATAACTACTGTTGGAATATTTTTTTCAAAAATAGTTCTTTGTAAAACTCCTAATTCTTTTTGCTTTTCTTTCACTAATTTCTTTTTTTCTTTCGTAGTAAATAAAGCATATTCATTTTCTTTATTATCAAACATTTTTGAATCCTCCCATTGATAAAAAAGATGTGAAACTCACATCTATAATAATTTAATTAACTCTTCTTGTGGAATTGGTCTAGAAAATAGAAATCCTTGATATATATCACAATCAAATTCTTTAATTAAATCTAATTGTTCTTGTTCTTCAATACCCTCTACTACCGTCGTAATATTTAATTTCTTAGCCAGTGAGATAATCGCAAGCAACGTTTCTTTTGCTTTAAGACTAGAACTAGCACGATCTAAGAATGACTTATCAATCTTTAATGTATCAACAGCTATCTCACTAAATCTACTTAATCCCGACATTCCTGTACCAAAATCATCCATACTAACACTAAAACCAGCTTGACGTAATTGATCTACTTTTAAGACAGCTTTGCAAGCATCCTGTATTAATGCTGTCTCTGTGATTTCGATATCGAAATCACTAGCACAAACAGAATGTTTTTCCATTATTTTTGTTAGTTGTTTTAAAACATCTCCTTCTAATAAAGTAATGGTAGAAAGATTGATTGATATTTTAAGGTTTTTCATTTTTTGATTTTTACTAACACTCTCACAAACTCTTTCAAAAACATAATAATCTAAACTTAAAATAAATCCATTTCTTTCAAAAACAGGAATAAAATGATCTGGATAAATCAAATTATAATAACCACTAACCCAACGAACTAACGCTTCAGCACCTACTATTTGATTTGTTTTTACATCTACTTTTGGTTGATACAACATCGTAAATTCTTTGTTTTCTATTCCTTTTTCCATAGAATGAACAATTTCATTCTTTACTTTAGAAGCTTTAGCCATATCTTTTGAATAGACTGAACAAGTATTGCCATAAATGAACTTTTCTTTCTTCCTAGCCTCATCAGCACAATCAATACAATAAGGAATATCTACATTATTAGTATCGATATGATAAATTCCTGAACTTATATAAATACGATAATAATCATGCGATATTTGATCTAAAATATTAATACCTTGATTATATTCTTTGATTTTATCTTTTTCAATACTATCAACTACAAACTCTCTTTTCACAATAATCGCAAAACGATCCCCACCTACTCTAGAAATAGCCTTAGCTTCTTTAAAATAGTTTTCTAACTTCATTGAAAACTCTTGTAATATCCTTGTTCCTTCTTCATATCCAAATATTTCATTCACATACTTAAAATTATCAATATCCATAAATAACAAAGAATACTCATCATTTGATTCTCTAATAATTTTATTCCCTACTTCACAAAATGCTTGATAAGACATAAAACCTGTTAATTCATCTATACTCAATCGTTTTGTAATTTGTCTTTTTTGATGAGTTAAATAGGTCCAAACACATAAAATATTCATCCCTATTAACATCAATATCACAAAACTAACTATTTCAATATGACTAGTTTCAATAGCACCACTCGTCAGTCCTACTAATAAAATTTTCTCCACATTAATTATCTCTCTTTCTAGACTTCATCCTTATTCCTATAGCATACACTACACAATTTGTTATCAACAATTATGTTTTATTATATCCATATACTATC from Tannockella kyphosi harbors:
- a CDS encoding putative bifunctional diguanylate cyclase/phosphodiesterase, producing MEKILLVGLTSGAIETSHIEIVSFVILMLIGMNILCVWTYLTHQKRQITKRLSIDELTGFMSYQAFCEVGNKIIRESNDEYSLLFMDIDNFKYVNEIFGYEEGTRILQEFSMKLENYFKEAKAISRVGGDRFAIIVKREFVVDSIEKDKIKEYNQGINILDQISHDYYRIYISSGIYHIDTNNVDIPYCIDCADEARKKEKFIYGNTCSVYSKDMAKASKVKNEIVHSMEKGIENKEFTMLYQPKVDVKTNQIVGAEALVRWVSGYYNLIYPDHFIPVFERNGFILSLDYYVFERVCESVSKNQKMKNLKISINLSTITLLEGDVLKQLTKIMEKHSVCASDFDIEITETALIQDACKAVLKVDQLRQAGFSVSMDDFGTGMSGLSRFSEIAVDTLKIDKSFLDRASSSLKAKETLLAIISLAKKLNITTVVEGIEEQEQLDLIKEFDCDIYQGFLFSRPIPQEELIKLL
- a CDS encoding NAD(P)-dependent oxidoreductase, translating into MKIVFYNVRYDEQDFILSFAKKHQIDATLCYQSLGPDTFEYLKGQDGVSVVTSKIDRSMIEKIKENNIQFLSTRTIGYDHIDIQACHDLGIKVSNVTYNSYSVAEYTLMMMLMGLRKIPSLMQRFQGQDFGLYTARGKQLKDLTVGIIGTGKIGQTVIDLLTPFHCTILAYDAYHNPSLKDKVTYCSLEELYCQADLISLHAPNTEETYHMLDTKAFDNMKDGVGIVNTARGSLIDTQALINAIESKKVGFACLDVLENETNIYYKDMKNQVINHRELAILRSFPNVLLTPHTAFYSQEAVTDMIDNSIYSLLQMYQGKENPWLIK
- a CDS encoding phosphate--AMP phosphotransferase, whose product is MFDNKENEYALFTTKEKKKLVKEKQKELGVLQRTIFEKNIPTVVILEGWSASGKGRILGKIISQLEPRHYQVHSSKVKSIDELRRPLFWRFFIKLPLYGKMVLFDRGWYNDVFEQLIDGASQEQWADKINRLEAQLVDDGTIVMKFFLHISKKEQAKRLKELDEDQDMSWRIVEKDWNNHKQYDQRKKLAEDFFSKTNTSYAPWHIVFNEDKYDGVLEVLDTMIKTFQDVLENGLPITTRSNLLVNHLNTPYLQDVSLRPYLTEEQYKQELKKEQDRLTKIQNLLYRNKIPVVLAFEGWDAAGKGGAIRRLSWALDPRGFDVIPVASPTKEELMHHYLWRFYKEIPKVGHIAIFDRTWYGRVMVEKLEDLTDKKRCEQAYNEINEFEDMLHSWGAVVLKFWIQIDKEEQYTRFMTRVNTPEKNYKITDEDWRNREKWDVYEEAVNTMIQRTSTHEAPWIIIEGNDKMYARIKVLRTIREKLEEEIKNRM